In Notamacropus eugenii isolate mMacEug1 chromosome 1, mMacEug1.pri_v2, whole genome shotgun sequence, one genomic interval encodes:
- the LRRC26 gene encoding leucine-rich repeat-containing protein 26 has translation MTFSFSFFLLPLVLILSPSSTPGSPWNCPSECICRQDGQVNCSGRELHSVPRTLDPSVQVLLLDHNRMDFLPPGAFTFLPRLLSLELQDNGLQRIHVHAFWGLGVLKSLDLSANALQALEPGTFQPLQALHTLSLAGNRLMRLEPTWLGPLPLLQNLNLQDNLLSSMGSGVLDRLPALHGLNLHGNPWVCDCTISSLWLWLRSHKHLVPGAEALLCVSPDRLTLRPMAAITEASFNYCTHPLTTWDLVVITMLGSLSFLASLAGCFIFGSLVTAFQARRKNRSVCYHQVKRSIPQTLGLDDPSKNTTTNFPTLSCSL, from the exons AtgactttctccttttccttctttttgttgcCCCTAGTGTTGATCCTCTCCCCATCCTCCACCCCAGGCTCACCCTGGAACTGCCCTTCTGAGTGTATTTGTAGGCAGGATGGGCAGGTCAACTGCTCTGGAAGAGAACTGCACTCTGTGCCTAGGACTCTGGACCCCAGTGTCCAAGTTCTTCTCTTGGACCACAACCGTATGGATTTCTTGCCCCCAGGAGCCTTCACCTTTCTGCCCAGGTTGCTCTCCCTGGAACTTCAGGACAATGGATTACAGAGAATCCATGTGCATGCTTTCTGGGGCTTGGGGGTCCTGAAGTCCCTAGATCTAAGTGCCAATGCTCTCCAGGCCCTGGAACCTGGCACCTTCCAGCCACTTCAAGCACTCCACACCCTGTCTCTGGCAGGGAACCGGCTGATGCGGCTGGAGCCTACGTGGCTGGGTCCACTGCCGCTGCTACAGAACCTAAACCTACAGGATAATCTCCTCTCTAGCATGGGCTCTGGGGTCCTGGACAGGCTGCCTGCCCTGCATGGACTGAACCTCCATGGGAACCCTTGGGTGTGTGACTGCACCATTTCCTCCCTCTGGCTCTGGCTGCGTAGCCATAAACATCTGGTCCCAG GAGCAGAGGCCTTGCTGTGTGTGTCCCCAGATCGACTGACCCTCAGGCCAATGGCTGCCATCACAGAAGCCTCATTCAATTATTGTACACACCCGCTGACCACTTGGGATCTGGTAGTCATCACTATGCTTGGGTCACTCTCATTTCTGGCCAGTCTAGCCGGTTGCTTCATCTTTGGTTCCTTGGTCACTGCCTTCCAGGCTCGACGTAAAAACCGAAGTGTTTGCTACCATCAGGTGAAGAGATCCATCCCCCAGACCCTTGGCCTCGATGACCCATCAAAGAACACAACCACTAACTTCCCAACCCTATCCTGCTCTCTATAA